In the Helicobacter cetorum MIT 99-5656 genome, TTTGCTCTCGCAATTAGATTTAATGAGTGCTTTAAAAGTCTTGTGCGAACAGATTTTAGAAAATCAAATCCAAAATGAAAAATCTCATAACAAGACTTTGGAATACAATGCTTTAGTCAACAATCATTTTCAAGCTTACCAAGCCTTGCGTTTGAAAAAATTCCACAATGAGCTTAAAAATCAAATTCAAGCCAAAGAAGACGCCCTAAAAACTTTTTTGCCCCTAGAAAAACGCCTAGAGACTTTAAAATCGCAATTTTTATGCGACAAGAAACATTTAAAATCATGCGTTAATCAATTGCAACTCCGCTATCAAAACGCCCTAATAGAGCGAGACAAAGAGTTAAAAAACACTAAGGGCAATAAAGAAAAGCAAGCCCTAATCCTAGCGAATTATGAGCATACTCTAAAGACCTTGAGTATAGAATTTTTAAGCGAATTAACTAGACAAATGGCATTTTTAAATGAGACTATGGCATTAAACACAAAAGTTCTAGCTATTCTAGCCAAAGGGCGTTCTAAAATTTCCTATCCAAAGCCCTTAATCTCTAGCGATGAAAGGGTTTTAATCAAAAATATCTACTTAGATTCGCATGGATTTCCTAGCTTGGAAAATTTTAAGCAAGAGTAAATTAAGCTAAAAAATAGAAATGCCAAGCGTTTTTAAATCAAATCATATAAGAGCCAACATTGTGTAGCAGGCAATAACTTTGTAAGTGTTTGAGCTTGTGATTAGGGCTTTTTTGTTGTCTTATTTGAAGCAAAGGGGGTCAGAATGTGAGTTTATGTGAAGCGTTTTTAAAAGCGATAAACTCGTTTTAATAAACAGTGTTCCAAGCACAAGAGACTTTAAAAGCTCCCTTAAAAAATGGTTTTTAACAAAACAGAAGAAAAATCTTAAAGTCAAGTTTTGCTTATTTTGAATGAATTTTTACGCTTTAAAAACGAAACAGCCTATCAATTCAATCTCAACAGAGCCTAAAAAATCAAAGGGGCTTAAATAATCACGCCCCCACCAAGCACCACATCATCTTGATAGATTACCAAAGCTTGTCCGCTTGCCACGCCATACAAAGGCTCTTTAAATTCCACTTCAATGATTTCGTCCTTTAAACTTACGAACGCTCTAGTAGGCACACTTCTATAACGAGCTTTCACTAAATATTCGCCACTTTTAAAATCTTTCATCAAGGATTTGTTAGTGGCTTTGAGAAAATGCGTGGCTAAATCTTCTTTTTTGCCCACAACTAGCTCGTTATTCTTAGCGTCAATCTTAAGGACAAAATGCGGTTCTAATGCCCCCTTGATGTTAAAACCTTTGCGTTTGCCGATAGTGTATTGCATATAGCCTTTATGCGAGCCGATGACTTCGCCTTGTAAATTCTTGACTACACCCTCTTTATCCACCTCAACATGTTGTTTTAAAGTATCAATGTAACTTTTTTCTACAAAACAAATTTCTTGAGATTCCTTATAGGTCTCTAAAGTGCCTAAAAAAGGCATCGCATTCAAAGCTAAAGGCTTAATATCATTTTTTAACAAACCCCCTAAAGGAAACACTAATTTAGCAATCACTTCATGACTTAAAGCGTATAAAAAATAGCTTTGGTCTTTAGACTTGTCAAAGGCTTCTTGAATGTAACTGACTTTATCTATTTCTTTAACTCTCGCATAATGTCCGGTAGCGATTTTTTCACACCCTAATTTTAGAGCGTAATCTAGGGCTAGTCCAAACTTCATTAAAGGGTTGCATAAAGCACATGGATTAGGGGTTTGTCCTTTTTCATAAGCTGAGATAAACGCATCATAAACCGCACTTTTAAAATCCTTTTGAAAGTCTAAAACTTCTAAAGGAATGCCTAAAAACTCGCATGCTTTTTGAGCGTTTTTAATGTATAAGTCATGTTTTTTTTCACTCGCATGGAGTTTTAAATAAATCCCCACTAACTCATGCCCTTCTTCTTTTAAGCTATAAGCGGTATAAGAACTATCCACGCCCCCACTTAGTAATACGGCTATTTTCATTTTCTATTCTTTCATTAATTGATTGTGGCTTGTAGTCTAGCACAAAAACCATTTATAACTACCATTTTTTAGCTATTCGCATGCTAGAATATAAAATTTGATTAGTTAAAATCACATTTAAAATACTGATTGTGAGCGTGCTTATGCGGTATAATACAGCTCAGTTTTTTGTAAGGAGAAGTTTAAAGGGTAATGGCAAAAATTGAATTGTTAGCAAAATACACACAAATTGCACTTCCTAACAACCACCCTTTGCTTAAAAAAGTTTTGAATTATGCTAAAAAACATTTTAATCAATGCCATATGCTCTCTTCATCGTTATTGATTTTGAATGACACCGAGTGTTTTAAGAAAAATTACTTGCTTAACTGGGTTTATCATGCCCTTGAATGTGCTCATGAAAAAGACATTAGCAAGCACTCTTTAGAAGAAATCTTACAAAAGAGTCACTTACCCATACGCATTAAAATCATGGCTCAAAACACGCTTTTAGAAAGCGTAGAAGTTAAGGTCTTAGCCTTTGGCATGGAGTATGTGCTTTTTATCACTAAGCATCCTATCGCAAAGCGTTTCTTGTGTCAAAAATTTAGTGCGTTCGTGTTTTTAGAAACCCAAGATGAATTGCACACAAGGGGTAGCACACAGCGTTTTTGGGAGCTGGTGCTAACGCTTAATGAAAGCAAAATCGTGCATAATGTATGCTTGAACTTTGTTTATCCTAATGGCTTTGATAATGAGAGCTACACCACTATGGCGGAGCGTAAATTAAGAGAGTGCTACAAAACGCTAGGTTTTACCAAGCATGAAAATTTTAGCAAGGTTAAAAAGCGTTACCTAGAGTTAGCCAAAACCTACCACCCTGATTTGCATGCCCATAAGGAAAAAAAGGCTCTTTATGCCAAACGCTTTGCTATCATTCAAGAAGCGTATCGCCACATTAAAAAATACGCTTAAAGCCCCCTTAAATTCGCTCTAATCGCACTAGAAGAAATAGGCACTTCAATACCTTTTAAGGGAAAATAACGCCCCTTAAACTCCGCCTTTTCATAGCCAATTCTTTCAAAAACCACTAATTCCACACTTTCTAAAAGCTCTGTAGCTTGAGTCCAAGAAGACAAATGGCTTAAACAATCCGCCCCTATGACTAAATAAAGTGTTTTGGGGTTATAAAGTTTTTGGAAATAACGCACGCTTTCTATGGTAGGCACAGCTCTTTTTTGTTTGATTTCAAAATCGCTTAGTAGCACCCTATCAGTTCTTTTTAGGGCTAGTTCTAGCTCGTTAAAACGAGTTTGTGCGTCCAAAAAACATGGTTTTTTAAAAGGGTTTTGATAAGCGGGCAAGACAATGAGTTGTGCTAGGGGCAATAATTCTAAAGTTTGCTCAATAATGGCTAAATGAGCCTTGTGTAAGGGGTCAAAGCTTCCCCCATAAAGGGCTAATTCTTTTAATTCCATTTCAATAAGCTATTCATCACGCTCAAAACTAGATGCCTTAGTCAATTTAGAAAATTTTACCCCCCTAAGACCACCAATTTCTAATTGTAAGCGTTGGATTTCAGCCGAACTACCTTGTAAGATAATGGTTTCTAAACAATTATGCGTATCCATATGAATGTGTGTGGTGCATAAAACATGGGTGTTGCTATCATGCTGAATATCTATCATGCGTTGGTTCAACTCCCGCTGATGGTGGTCATAAATCACCACAAGCACGGCGATTTTGGTTTCATCGCTAGGGTTGTCTTCTTTCCAATTGTCTTCTACTAATTTTTCTCTTATCATATCACGCACTAGTTCTGAGCGAGAAGAATAGCCATTTTTAATAATGCGGTTGTCTAATTCATCTAGTAAATTTTGTTGCAAAGAAACAGAAAAACGAATGGTTGAGTCTTCTTTTTGATGTGTATCCATAGAGAAAAATCCTTCATAAGCCTAATTGAAAAAAATTACTTCATGCTACTCATTTTGAGTTAAATTAAGCTTAACTTGGCTGTGCTTAGAAGCCCCAAGCACAAAGCGCTAGCATAGAATAATTTTTATTATCTTTTTAAATGTTTTTAATATACTAAATTTTGATTACAATTATTAAGGTAATTATTATTGACTTGTTATTATTAAAACAATATAATACACAATCTAGCATTCCTTTATCATTTTTAGGGCATTTATGCGAAAATTTTAGGCGTGCTTCTTATCGTCATACCCCTAGAATATGGCTGTGTTTTATGCTTAAGGGAGTTGTTTTATTATCTAACAAGGAGTTTTTATGGGAGCAGGTTTTTCAGTTGAGCTATTAAAAGATTATGTGGATATTTTTGTTTTTGCAGTACTTGGTATTGCTAGTTTTTTAGCCCTATGGTTTGTGATTGAAAGAATTATTTTTTATTCTAAAATCAATTTGAACGCCTATGAAGATGTGGATGCTTTAAACATTGATTTAACCAAGAACTTAACCATTCTTTATGTGATTTATTCTAACGCACCTTATGTAGGCTTATTAGGAACGGTTTTAGGCATTATGGTAACTTTCTATGATATGGGTATGAGTGGCGGAATGGACGCTAAAACGATTATGGTGGGTTTATCTCTAGCTTTAAAAGCGACGGCGTTAGGGCTTGCTGTGGCGATCCCTACTTTGATTGCTTATAATGGTCTGTTGAGAAAATCTGATGTTTTGAGCGAAAAATTTAGGATTATGACAAAATGAAAAGCATCAAACGAGGCGATGGGCTAAATATTGTCCCCTTCATTGATATTATGTTGGTGTTACTAGCGATTGTATTAAGCATTTCTACTTTTATCGCACAGGGCAAGATTAAGGTAAGTCTCCCTAATGCAAAAAATGCCGAGAAATCACAGCCAAGCGACCAAAAAGTCGTGGTAATTTCTGTAGATGAGCATGACCAAATTTTCGTAGATGATAAGCCCACAAGCTTAGAAGCCCTAAATGAAATTGTCAAGCAAACGGATACAAAAACGCTCATAGATTTAAAAAGCGATAAAAATTCTCGCTTTGAGACTTTCATTAGCATTATGGATATTTTGAAAGAGCATAATCATGAAAACTTTGCCATCTCCACAGAAGCTCAGTAGGTTTTCAACCGGCATTAGCTTTTTAATCGCTTTTGTTTTATACGCTGGGGGGTTAACTTATTTTTTACTGCGTGAAGAAACGCCCATGCCTTTAGCACAAGCTGGCACCACTAAGGTTACGATGAGTTTGGCAAGCATTAATACTAATGCGAATAAGAAAGTGCATGCCGAGTCAGCCAAGCCCAAAGAAGAACCTAAGAAGCCAGAGCCTAAGAAAAAAGACAAGCCCAAACCTAAGCCTAAACCAAAACCTAAGCCCAAGCCCACACCTATACCAAAGAAGCCTGAACCAAAACCAGAGCCTAAACCTGAGCCAAAGCCTGAAGAACCTAAAAAGGAAGAGACTAAAGACGAGGAAGAAGAAAGCACCCCTAAGGAAGTAACCACCAAGGACATTGTCAAGGATAAAGACAAACAAGAAGAGTCTAACAAAACCTCTGAAGGAGCAACTTCTGAGGCTCAGGCGTATAACCCTGGTGTGAGCAATGAATTTTTGATGAAAATTCAAACCGCCATTTCTTCTAAGAACCGCTATCCAAAAATGGCACAGGTTAGAGGGATTGAGGGTGAAGTATTAGTGAGCTTTACCATTAATGCTGATGGAAGCGTTACGGATATTAAAGTGGTTAAGAGCAACACCGCTGAGATTTTAAATCACGCTGCTTTAGAGGCCATTAAAAACGCTGCACACCTATTTCCTAAGCCTGAAGAAACCGTGCATTTAAAAATACCTATCGCTTATAGCTTGAAAGAAGAATAAATTTAAGAGTAAGATTTTCTCTCTTAGGCTTTGTTTTTTAAAACAAAAGCTTTTTATTTGTCAAATCGGATTTTAAAGAAAAATTGTTTCTAATGAAATTTTGATAATTAAAAGAGTGAAAAATGTTAAAACGATTAAGTTAATTCTAGCCAAGAGAGCTAAAACTCTCTTGTTTTTAGTCTTTAGTAAAGTTTAGTTACTAAAATGACTAAAATTAATGCTACAATTAACATTGTTTTAGACATTTACATCACCCCCTTTCGCACTAAGCGAAACTCCATTAAGAAGTAACGGGTAATTACTCTCAATGGGTAGGGGGATTTTATCCTAACTAACCTTAAAAATTTCTACCATAAAAAATGTCAAAGACAAGAAATGCAAAATCTTTCGGCTACAAAAAATAAAACACCATAAAAACATCAAATATTGCTAGCACATTCAATAAATAGCATATTAAATAGTAAAAACACATG is a window encoding:
- a CDS encoding energy transducer TonB, yielding MKTLPSPQKLSRFSTGISFLIAFVLYAGGLTYFLLREETPMPLAQAGTTKVTMSLASINTNANKKVHAESAKPKEEPKKPEPKKKDKPKPKPKPKPKPKPTPIPKKPEPKPEPKPEPKPEEPKKEETKDEEEESTPKEVTTKDIVKDKDKQEESNKTSEGATSEAQAYNPGVSNEFLMKIQTAISSKNRYPKMAQVRGIEGEVLVSFTINADGSVTDIKVVKSNTAEILNHAALEAIKNAAHLFPKPEETVHLKIPIAYSLKEE
- the exbB gene encoding TonB-system energizer ExbB, which produces MGAGFSVELLKDYVDIFVFAVLGIASFLALWFVIERIIFYSKINLNAYEDVDALNIDLTKNLTILYVIYSNAPYVGLLGTVLGIMVTFYDMGMSGGMDAKTIMVGLSLALKATALGLAVAIPTLIAYNGLLRKSDVLSEKFRIMTK
- the exbD gene encoding TonB system transport protein ExbD — protein: MKSIKRGDGLNIVPFIDIMLVLLAIVLSISTFIAQGKIKVSLPNAKNAEKSQPSDQKVVVISVDEHDQIFVDDKPTSLEALNEIVKQTDTKTLIDLKSDKNSRFETFISIMDILKEHNHENFAISTEAQ
- the mnmA gene encoding tRNA 2-thiouridine(34) synthase MnmA, coding for MKIAVLLSGGVDSSYTAYSLKEEGHELVGIYLKLHASEKKHDLYIKNAQKACEFLGIPLEVLDFQKDFKSAVYDAFISAYEKGQTPNPCALCNPLMKFGLALDYALKLGCEKIATGHYARVKEIDKVSYIQEAFDKSKDQSYFLYALSHEVIAKLVFPLGGLLKNDIKPLALNAMPFLGTLETYKESQEICFVEKSYIDTLKQHVEVDKEGVVKNLQGEVIGSHKGYMQYTIGKRKGFNIKGALEPHFVLKIDAKNNELVVGKKEDLATHFLKATNKSLMKDFKSGEYLVKARYRSVPTRAFVSLKDEIIEVEFKEPLYGVASGQALVIYQDDVVLGGGVII
- the nadD gene encoding nicotinate (nicotinamide) nucleotide adenylyltransferase, whose protein sequence is MELKELALYGGSFDPLHKAHLAIIEQTLELLPLAQLIVLPAYQNPFKKPCFLDAQTRFNELELALKRTDRVLLSDFEIKQKRAVPTIESVRYFQKLYNPKTLYLVIGADCLSHLSSWTQATELLESVELVVFERIGYEKAEFKGRYFPLKGIEVPISSSAIRANLRGL
- a CDS encoding J domain-containing protein, whose amino-acid sequence is MAKIELLAKYTQIALPNNHPLLKKVLNYAKKHFNQCHMLSSSLLILNDTECFKKNYLLNWVYHALECAHEKDISKHSLEEILQKSHLPIRIKIMAQNTLLESVEVKVLAFGMEYVLFITKHPIAKRFLCQKFSAFVFLETQDELHTRGSTQRFWELVLTLNESKIVHNVCLNFVYPNGFDNESYTTMAERKLRECYKTLGFTKHENFSKVKKRYLELAKTYHPDLHAHKEKKALYAKRFAIIQEAYRHIKKYA
- the nikR gene encoding nickel-responsive transcriptional regulator NikR; translated protein: MDTHQKEDSTIRFSVSLQQNLLDELDNRIIKNGYSSRSELVRDMIREKLVEDNWKEDNPSDETKIAVLVVIYDHHQRELNQRMIDIQHDSNTHVLCTTHIHMDTHNCLETIILQGSSAEIQRLQLEIGGLRGVKFSKLTKASSFERDE